CAGCTTGAACGAGTCGGGGCGTCAGCGGCTGGCGGAGTCGGGGAAAACCTGGACCACTTTCGCCAAGACGATGGACAGCCTGTTGGGAGAGGCAGCATGAGCACCCAGACTCCCGCCGTCGTGCGGGACTACCTGGCGAGGGTTCGGACCGCGTTGGCCGACCTGCCGCCGGCCGAAGTGGACGAAATACTCGAGGACGTCCGTCCGCACCTGCTCGAGATCGGCGCCGAGCTGGGCGAGGAGGGCACGATCGCGGCGATGACCGAGCGGCTCGGCTCGCCGGAGAGCTACGCCGCGGAGCTGCGGGCGGCGGGTGACTACCCGGCGCCGGAACAGGCCGGTGGCAGCAAGATCAGCTCCGACCTCGGCTCGCGGCTGGCGTTGTGGAGCCTGGCCGCGATGATCGTCATCCTGGTGCCGTACGGCGTGGTGACGGCGGGGAGCCTGTCCGCCGAGGCGATGGCCCTGCTGGTCCCGGCGGCCGCGGTGCTCGCCGCGGGCGGCTGGTACCTGGCGCGGCAGGGGGATGGCGCGCTGAGCAGGCTGCCCGAGCTGAAGCCGCTGCGCACGGCGATGGGGCGCGAGTCGAAGGCATTGGCGTACCTGAAGTCGCTGCGTCCGGCGTGGTGGCTGCTGTGCGCGGCCGTGCTCGTGGTGTTCGGCCTGCTGTTGTTCTTGGACGAGGGCCGCGAAGGCATGCTGGCACTGGCAGGGCTGGTCGTGATCGCCGTGGTGACCGTGTGGTTCGGGCCGAAGTCGGTGACCGACCGCAAGTGGCTGTGGCTCAGCCTGCCGGTGTCGGCGCTGGTGGTCGGCGTGGTGCTCGGGCTGGCCACCGAGGGTCTGTTCAGGGCGGCGACCAGGGGATACGGCGGTTACGGCGGCTCGTACCAGCAGGCCTCGATCACGTCCGGCGGGCTGCCGGTGCTGAGCTACGGCAACTCGCAGGTGGAGAACATCTACGCGTTCGACGCCCAGGGCAAGCCGCTCACCGAGGTCTACCTGTTCGACCAGGACGGCAAGCCGCTGACGCTGCCGCGGTACGGCTGTGAGCCGGGGACCGGCACGCGGCAGCGCGAAGGGGCGGACAACCAGTACCCGCGCCCGGAAGTCGACCAGTACGGGTACGACGACCAGGGCGGCTACAACGGGTACAACGCCTACCGGCCGGGCTGCCGGTTGGTGCCGGGCGTGCCGTTCACCGCGGCGATCCCGAAGGTGCCGGTACCGCCTCCTGGCGTGCCTTCACCGACCCCGTCGGCCCCGCAGCCGACGCCGACGCCACCGCCGACCCCGTCGGCACCGGCCACCGCACCCACGCCGACCGGCTGAGGGTGCGCGCGCGAAGCGAGGAGCGGGCGTCGGGGCCCGCTCCTCGCTTCATCTTCCGGCTTCAGTTATGTCCGATGTGGACTGTCCTGTCAGAACGACGTCCGGGTCAGCTCCAGCTGCGAGAGCAGCTCACGACCCTTCTCCGCGTTGCGCGGCTGGGAAAGCACGTCGTAGCGGCGGGCCACCAGCTGGCTGCTCGAGACGAAGTCGCGCTTGCCGCGGGTGGCGCCGTAGCCGATCGCCGAGAACACCATGCCGAACCCGACACCGGCCACCAGGCCGATCAGGATCGGCGCGAAGCCGGCGCCCGCGGTGAACATGCTCAGCAGCAGCCCGACGAAGAGACCGAACCAGGCGCCGGACAGCGCCCCGCTGGTCAGCACCTTCCCCCAGCTAAGCCGCCCGGCGACGCGTTCGACCAGCATCGGCTCGACACCGACGATGGTCACGTCCTCGACCGGGAACTTGCTGTCGGCGAGGTGGTCGACGGCGCGCTGCGCGCCCTCGTACGAGTCGTAGGACCCGATCGGCCAGCCGCTGGGCATGGTCGGCAGCTGCGGGGTGGCCTGGTTCCTGGTGAACGTGGTCTGCGAGAAAGCTGTGGTCATTGTTCTCACCTCTCTGCTTCTCACAACGTGCCTACCCCTCGCCGCATGCCCGAAAACGCCAGTTCACAGCCACTTCTCAGACTGTGACCCGCGTCGCCATGGAGGGCGGCCGGGGTCAGACGGCGGCGAGCAGTTCCGGGCGGCCCGCCGGGGAGCCGTCCGGCAGCCAGCGGGCGAAGAACTCCGGGTCGAACAGTTCGTCCAGGACCATGTGCGCGGCCCCGATCAGGCCGCCTTCCTCGCCGAGCCGCGCCTTGTCGATGCGAAGCTCCCTTGTGGACAGTGGGAGCGAGCGGCGGTAGATGGTCTCGCGAATGGTGGCCAGGAAGAGGTCACCGGCGCCGGCGATCTTGCCGCCGAGGAGAATGGTCGACGGGTTGTAGAAGTTGACCATGGTGGCGAGCATCGAGCCGATCCGCTTGCCCGCCGCGACCAGCAGCCGCACCGCCTGGTGGTCGCCGGAGCGCGCGGCCGCGGTGACGTCGGCGGCGGTGATGCGACCCGTTTCGGCCAGCACCCGCGCCAGTGCCTCGCTCTGCCCGGTGCGCGCCAGTTCCTCGCCGTCGCGGGCCAGCGCCGAACCGCCCGCGAGCGCTTCCAGGCACCCGGTTTTCCCGCAGCGGCAGACGACTTCGCCCGCCGGGCCCTCGTCCGCGACCGCGGCGTGGCCGATGTCACCCGCGCAGCCCTGCGCGCCGCGGTGCAGCGATCCGCCGTTGCTGATGCCCGCGCCGATCCCGGTGCCGATCTTGACGTAGAGCAGGTCGCCGCCGTGCTCGTGCCCGCGCGCGGCCGGATCCCGCAGCTCGCCGAGGCAGAGCAGGTTCACCTCGTTGTCCACCCACACCGGCGCGCGGTACTTCGCGCCGAGGCGGTCACGCACCGGGTAGTTGTTCCAGCCGGGCATGATCGGTGGTTCGGACGGCCGCCCGGTGGCGAACTCGACCGGGCCCGGCAAGCCGAGGCCGACGCCCCAGATGCCGAGGTCCTCCTCACCGTGTTCGGACCACAGCTTGTCGAGCGTGGCTTCCACCTCGTCGAGCACGTTCTCCGGGCCCGCCGCGATGTCGCAGTCGCAGTGCGCGACGGCGAGCACGGTCCCGGCCAGGTCGGTGATGCCCGCGATGAAGCTGGTGGCGCCCAGCTCCGCGGTCAGGATGCGCCCGGCGTCCTTGCGGAACCGCAGCGTCCGCGCCTGGCGGCCGCCGGTGGAGGGGTTGAGTTCCCCCTCCTCCAGCAGCCCGGCGTTCAGCAGCGTGGTGATCCGCTGGGTGACCGCGGTCCGGCCCAGCCCGGTCCATTCGGACAGGGCCGGTCTGGTCTGTGCCTGCCCGCTGCGGACCAGCCGCAACAGCTTGCCGTAACTCGCGACCAGCTCGGAGTTCGGCGTTTCGCCTCCGGGCGGCTCTCCCATGGGGATCCCCTTCTGCGTGACTCCTTTCATCATATACGCATGACCGTCACACTTCTGCATGGGAAAGACATTTGACACGGGGTTAACCGGCGAAAGGTTAGCCGAGCGTAAGGGTTGGGGTGTATTCCTCGAACCACGTCTGCAGTTCGAGCACCCGGTCGAGGCCGTGGCGCACCTCGCCGCTCACCTCCGCCGAGTCCAACTCCGCCGCCTTGGTCACCCATTCCCGGTCCGCCAGCTGGAACACCGCCGCGTCGCGATCGGCCACCAGTTCCCGCGCCTGCTTCTGCAGCGCTTCCGCGTAGTGCGGATCCTGCGTCGACGGGTACGGGCTCTTCACCCGCGACGCCACCGACTCCGGCAGCACGTGCTTGGTCGCGTGCCGCAGCAGGCTTTTCTCCCGGCCGTCGAAGGTCTTCAGCGACCACGGGGTGTTGTAGACGTATTCGACCAGCCGGTGATCGCAGAACGGTACGCGCACCTCCAGACCGACCGCCATCGAGGCGCGGTCCTTCCGGTCGAGCAGCGATCGCACGAACCGGGTCAGGTGCAGATGGCAGATCGTGCGCATCTTGTGTTCCAGTTCGCTTTCCCCGTCGAGGTGGTCCACCTGCGCGACGGCGGTGCGGTACTGGTCGTCGATGTAGTTGTCCAGGTCGAGCGCGCCGGTGATTTCCCCGCGCAACATGGCGGTCCGGCTGCCGGTCAGCTCGTTGTAGGCCATCCAGGGGAACGTGTCGGCGTCGCGGGCGGCCTGGTCGTGGAACCACAGGTAACCGCCGAACACCTCGTCCGCCGACTCACCGGACAGCGCCACCGTCGACTGCTCGCGGATCGCCTTGAACAACAGGTACAGCGAGGTGTCCATGTCGCCCATGCCGCCGGGCATGTCGCGCGCCCGGACCACGGCCCGCCGCACTTCGGGATCGCTCAGCGCGGCCGAGTCGAGCACCACGTTCCGGTGCGCCGAGCCGACCAGGTTCGCCACGTCGCGGATGTACGGGGAATCGGGCGTCGCGCGGATCCGGTCGGGCTGGAAGTTCTCCTCCTGTCCGGTGAAATCCACCGAGAAGGTGCGCAACTGCTCGCCTTCGTTCGCCACGTACGGTGCGGCGAGCCCGGTGACCGCGCTGGAGTCGAGTCCACCGGAAAGCAGCACGCAGCGCGGCACGTCGGCCACCAGCTGCCGGTGCACGATGTCGGTCATCAGCTCGCGGACCTTCGCCACGGTGGCTTCCTGGGAATCCGTGTGCTCGGTGGCGGTCAGCTTCCAGTAGGTGCGCTCGCGGAGGCCGGCGTCGTCGACGGTGACCGTGGAGCCCGGCTCGACCTCGTACATGTTCTTCCACAGCGACCAGCCGGGCGTTTTCGTGAACGCCAGCAGGCCGCGCAGGCCGTCGAGGTCGACTTCGCGCTTGGCCGCCGGATTGGCCAGGATCGCCTTCGGCTCCGAGCCGAACAGCACGCCGTCGCGCGTGGGGTAGTAGTACAGCGGCTTGATGCCCATCCGGTCGCGCACCAGCAGCAGTTTCCGGGTGCGCCCGTCCCAGACGGCGAAGGCGTACATCCCGTTCAGGTGCTCGGGCACGCCCTCGCCCCATTCGAGGTACGCGTGCAGCACGACCTCGGTGTCGCTGCTGGTGGTGAACCGGTGGCCCTTGGCCGACAGTTCTTCGCGCAGTTCGGCGTAGTTGTACGCCTCACCGCTGTAGACCAGCACGACGTCGCCGGACGGGGTGCGTTCGGTCATCGGCTGGCGCCCGCCGGGCAGATCGATGATGGCGAGCCTGCGGTGCCCGAGCGCCGCGTGCTCATCGAGCCAGGTGCCGGAGTCGTCGGGGCCGCGGCAGGACATGGTGGCGGTCATCGCGTCCACCACTTCGCTCCTGGTGCGCAGGTCCGATTCGTAGGAGATCCAGCCGGTAATACCGCACATGAGACTCACCTCCGCAGGATTACTTAGCTATGCGAAATATCCGTAACACCGTTGTAACGCGGGTTCGCGGAAATGTCTGCCCGGTATGCCTGCTCCGCCCGAAGCGTCACCGCGGTTGTGGCCGGACTCACCGCGCGTCAAAAAGGCGTAAATGGCCAGGAAAACGGCGTCAAGGACCCGTTAGGCGGCATCGGTCGCAGCCGGTGATCGGCGCATCGTCGCATCGGTCACCGAAACGGGTGATCCGAGATGGAGAGGTGCGAATTGGCCGACTTGCTCTACGCCGTGCTGCTGATCGGCGTTTTCGTGGCGCTGGCGCTCACCCTGCGCGGGCTGGAAAAGCTGTGAGCGGCACGGGTGCGGTGGCCAACATCGTCGGCGGGGTGCTGGCGCTGGGACTGCTCGTCTACCTGTTCGCCGCCTTGATCAGGCCGGAGAAATTCTGATGTCCGACACCACGGCCGGTCTGCTGCAGACCGGCCTGCTACTGGTCGCGCTGGCGGTGGCCTACAAACCGCTCGGCGACTACATCGCCAAGGTGTATTCCACCGAGAAGCACCTCAAAGGCGAACTCTTGCTCTACCGCCTGTTCCGGGTGAACCCCGGTTCGCCGCAGCGGTGGAGCACCTACGCACTGGGCGTACTGGCGTTCTCGCTGGTTTCGGTGCTGTTCCTGTACCTGCTCCAGCGGTTGCAGCCGCTGCTGCCGTGGGACCTCGGGCGCGGCTCGGTCGACCCCGGCACCGCCTTCAACACCGCGGTCAGCTTCGTCACCAACACCAACTGGCAGTCCTACGTGCCGGAGACGGTGCTGGGACACGGGGTCCAGATGTTCGGGCTGACCGTGCAGAACTTCCTGTCCGGCGCGGTCGGCCTCGCCGTCGCGATCGCGCTGACCCGCGGGTTCGTGCGGTCGAAGACCGACCGGCTCGGCAACTTCTGGGTGGACCTGACCCGCGGCACCGTGCGGATCCTGCTGCCGATCGCCTTTGTCTTCGCCATCGTGCTGGTCGCGCTCGGCGTGGTGCAGAGCCTGTCCGCGGGCGTCGCGGTGACCGGGCCGGACGGCACCTCGTCCACGCTGTCGCTGGCGCCGGCCGCCAGCCAGGAGGCGATCAAGGAACTGGGTACCAACGGCGGCGGCATCTTCAACGCCAACTCCGCGCACCCGTTCGAGAACCCGAACTCCTGGTCCAACCTGGTCGAGATCTTCCTGCTGCTGGTCATCCCGGTGTCCATGCCGCGCGCGTTCGGCAAGCTGGTCGGCAGCCACAAGCAGGGTTACGTGCTGCTGTCGGTGATGGGCGCGCTGTGGGCGGCGATGCTGGCCGTGTCGTGGCTGGGGGAGAACCACCCGAACGGCCCGGCGGCGCTGCTGGCCGGGGCCGCGATGGAGGGCAAGGAACAGCGGTTCGGGCTGAGCCTGTCCGCGCTGTTCGCCACCAGCACCACCGGCACCTCCACCGGCGCGGTCAACTCGCTGCACGACAGCTACACCGGTCTCGGCGGCGGAGTTCCGCTGCTGCACATGCTCTTCGGCGAGGTGTCGCCGGGCGGGGTGGGCACCGGGCTCTACGGCATCCTGGTGATGGCGATCATCGCGATGTTCCTGGCCGGGCTGATGGTCGGGCGCACGCCGGAGTTCCTCGGCAAGAAGCTGGGCCGCCGCGAGGTCACCTGCGCGGCGGTGGCGATGCTGGCCATGCCCGCGGTGGTGCTGCTCGGCACCGGCGCGGCGCTGATGCTGCCGGACACCACCGCGGCGATGACCAACAGCGGCCCGCACGGGCTGTCGGAGGTCCTCTACGCCTACGCCTCCACCGGCAACAACAACGGCAGCGCGTTCGGCGGGCTGACCGTGACCAGCGACTGGTTCCAGTCTTCGCTCGGTGTGGCGATGCTGCTCGGCCGGTTCATCCCGATCCTGGCGGTGCTGTGCCTGGCGGGTTCGCTCGCCGCGCAGCAGAAGGTCCCGGTGACCGCGGGCACGCTGCCCACCACCGGCCTGCTGTTCGGTTCGCTGCTGACCGGCACGGTCGTGCTGGTCGCGGCGCTGACCTTCGTCCCGGCACTGGCACTCGGCCCGATCGCGGAGGCACTGGCATGAGCGAGAACGTGTTCGCCCCGCGGCAGCTGCTGGCTTCGCTGCCCGACGCGCTGCGCAAGCTGCACCCGCGCCACCAGCTGCGGAACCCGGTGATGTTCGTGGTCTGGGCGGGTTCGGTGCTGGTCACCGCGTTCGCCGTGGCCGAGCCGAGCGTGTTCACCGTGCTGATCGCGGTGTGGCTGTGGTTCACCGTGTTGTTCGCGAACCTGGCCGAGGCGGTGGCCGAGGGCCGCGGCAAGGCGCAGGCGGAGTCGTTGCGGCGCACCAAGAAGGAGACCGTGGCGCGGCGGCTGACCGCGGACGGCTCCGAGGAGGAGTGCCCGGGCGCCGAACTGCGGATCGGTGACCTGGTGGTGGTCGAGGCCGGGGAGACGATCCCCGGCGACGGCGACGTGGTCGAGGGCATCGCCACGGTCGACGAATCGGCCATCACCGGTGAGTCGGCCCCGGTGATCCGGGAGTCGGGCGGCGACCGCTCGGCGGTCACCGGCGGCACCACCGTGCTGTCGGACCGGATCATCGTGAAGATCACCACCAAGCCCGGTGAGTCCTTTGTGGATCGCATGATCGCCTTGGTGGAGGGCGCTTCGCGGCAGAAGACGCCGAACGAGATCGCGTTGACCATCCTGCTGTCCACGCTGACCGTCATCTTCCTGCTCGCGGTGGTCGCGCTGCAGCCGATGGCGGCGTACTCGGGCAGCGAGCAGTCGGTGGTGGTGCTGACCGCGCTGCTGGTCTGCCTCATTCCGACCACCATCGGCGCGCTGCTGTCCGCCATCGGCATCGCCGGGATGGACCGGCTCGTCCAGCGCAACGTGCTGGCGACGTCGGGGCGCGCGGTCGAAGCGGCCGGTGACGTGTCCACCCTGCTGCTGGACAAGACCGGCACGATCACCTTCGGCAACCGCAAGGCCACCGAGTTGATCCCGGTCGGCGAATCCACTGTGGACGAACTGGCCGCGGTGGCCAGGCTGTCCAGCCTCGCCGACGGCACCCCGGAAGGCCGCAGCATCGTGGAGCTGACCGGGGACACCGAACCCACCGAGGAGGAGCGGCTCGCCGAGTTCGTGCCGTTCACCGCGCAGACCCGGATGAGCGGGCTGAACCTCGGCGACCGCGAGATCCGCAAGGGCGCGGCCGGTGCGGTGCGGGCGTGGGTGCGCGAGCGCGGTGGCGAGATGCCGGACAAGACCGAGCGGATCGTCGAGGAGGTCAGCCAGCAGGGTGGCACGCCGCTGGTCGTCGCCGAATGCGTCACGGGTGGGAAAGCCTTGGTACGCGGGGTGATCCGACTGTCCGATGTGGTCAAACCGGGGATGAGGGAGCGGTTCGCCGAACTGCGCTCTATGGGCATAAAGACGGTGATGATCACCGGGGACAATCCGCTCACCGCCAAGGCCATCGCCGAGGACGCCGGCGTCGACGACTATCTCGCCGAGGCCAAGCCCGAGGACAAGATGGCGCTGATCCACCGCGAGCAGGAGGGCGGGCGGCTGGTCGCGATGACCGGCGACGGCACCAACGACGCGCCCGCGCTGGCCGCCTCCGACGTCGGGGTGGCGATGAACACCGGCACGTCGGCCGCCAAGGAGGCCGGCAACATGGTCGACCTCGACTCCGACCCGACCAAGCTGATCGAGATCGTCGGCATCGGCAAGCAGCTGCTGATCACCAGGGGCGCGCTGACCACCTTCAGCGTGGCGAACGACCTGGCGAAGTACTTCGCCATCCTGCCGGCCATGTTCCTGGCGATCTACCCGCAGCTCGGCGGGCTGAACATCATGGGGCTGGCCACCCCGGCCTCGGCGATCCTGTCCGCGGTGATCTTCAACGCGCTGGTCATCGTGGCGCTGATCCCGCTGGCCCTGCGCGGGGTGCGGTACCGGCCGTCCAGCGCGGCCGCGCTGCTGCGGCGCAACCTGCTGGTCTACGGCGTCGGCGGGGTGCTCACCCCGTTCGCCGGGATCTGGCTGATCGACCAGCTTGTCCGACTGATTCCCGGAATCGGGTGAGGATCGTGAAGAACCTGTTCAACCAGGCGGCCGCGGGACTGCGCGTGCTGCTGGTGATGACCGTCCTGCTCGGCGTCGCCTATCCGCTCGGGGTGTGGGCGGTGTCCAGGATCCCCGGACTGCAGGCCAACGCCGAGGGCTCGGTGCTCACGCGGGACGGCCAGGCGGTCGGGTCGGCGCTGATCGGGGTGGATCCGGTGGCCGCCGACCCGGCTGCCGACCCGTGGTTCCACACGCGGCCGTCGGCCGCCGCCGACGCGTCGACCTCGGGCGGGTCCAACAAGTCCGGGTTCAACGAGGACCTGCTCGCCCAGGTCGCCGAGCGCAAGGCGGCGATCGCCGGGCGGGAGGGCGTTGACCCGTCGAGGGTGCCGCCCGACGCGGTCACCGCCTCGGCGTCCGGCCTGGACCCGTCGATCAGCGTGGCCTACGCCGAACTGCAGATCCCGCGCGTGGCCCGTAACACCGGCGTGGCACCCGATCGGGTGGCCGAACTGGTCCGCGAGCACACGGGCGGGGTGATCCCGGGGGTGAATGTGCTGCAACTCAACCTCGCCGTGCAGCAAGTCACGGGCCGGTGAGGCGGGCCCGGGCGCAGACTGGTCGCGTGGAGCCGGAAACCGAAACCCCGCCGCGGCGCGGTGAACTGCGCATCTACCTCGGCGCGGCGCCGGGCGTCGGCAAGACCTTCGCCATGCTCGGTGAGGCGCGGCGGCGGCTGGATCGGGGCACCGACGTGGTGATCGGGCTGGTCGAGACGCACGGCCGCCGGAAGACCGCGGACCTGCTCGACGGCCTGGAGGTGGTGCCGCGGCGGGTCGGCGCGTACCGGGGCCGGGAGTTCACCGAGATGGACGTCGACGGCCTGCTGGCGCGCAAGCCCGAGGTGGCCGTGGTCGACGAGCTGGCGCACACCAACGTGCCCGGCTCGCGCAACGAGAAGCGGTGGCAGGACGTCGACGAGCTGCTCGACGCCGGGATCGACGTCCTGTCCACGGTCAACGTCCAGCACCTCCAGAGCCTCAACGACGTGGTGCAGCGCATCACCGGCGCCACCCAGTACGAGACCGTGCCGGACGAGGTGGTGCGCCGCGCCGAGCAGCTGGAGCTGGTGGACATCACGCCGGAGGCGCTGCGACGGCGCCTGGCGCACGGCAACGTCTACCCGGCCGACCGCATCGACGCCGCGCTGGGCAACTACTTCCGGCCGGGCAATCTCACCGCGTTGCGGGAGCTGGCCCTGCTGTGGGTGGCCGACCAGGTCGACGTCGCGCTGCAGCGCTACCGCGCCGAGCAGAAGATCACCGACACCTGGGAGACCAGGGAACGCGTGGTCGTCTCGATCACCGGCGGGCCGGAGAGCGAGACGCTGATCCGGCGCGGCAGGCGGATCGCCAACCGGGCCGGTGCCGAACTGCTGGTGCTGCACATCCTGCGCGGAGACGGGCTGACCGGGATGGGGCCGACCGCCGTCGGGCGGTACCGCAAGCTCGCCGACGAACTGGGCGCCACCTTCCACACCGTCGTCGGCGACGACGTGCCCAGCGCGCTGCTCGACTTCGCGCGCGGGGTGAACGCGACGCAGCTGGTGGTCGGCACCTCGCGGCGGTCGCGGGTGGCGAGGCTGTTCGACGAGGGCATCGGCGCCACCGTGGTGCAGCGCTCCGGGCCGATCGACGTGCACATGGTCACCCACGACGAGGCGGGCGGGCGGCTGCGGGCCCGGTTGAGCCGCAGCCCGCTGGCGCCGTCGCGGCGGCTGCTCGGCTGGGCGCTCTCGCTGGCGGCGCCCGGTCTGGCCACCCTGCTGGGGCTGGTGCTGCGGGACCAGGTCGACTTCTCCACCGACGTGGTCGGGTACGTGCTGGCCACCGTGGTGGTGGCGCTGGTCGGAGGGCTCGGGCCGGCTCTGGTCGCGGCGGCGTTCTCCGGTGGCCTGCTGAACTGGTTCTTCACCGAACCGCGGTACCAGCTGACCGTGCAGGAGCCGCGGAACGTGATCACGCTGGTGGCGATGATCGTGGTGGCGATTCTGGTGGCGGCGGTGGTCGACGCGGCGGCGAGGCGGGCCGCGCAGGCGGCGCGGGCGCGCACCGAGGCCTCGCTGCTGGCGTCCTACGCGCGCACGGTTCTGACCCACGCGCAGCCGGTCGACCGGTTGCTGGAGAAGGTGCGGGAGAACTTCGGGCTCACCTCGGTGGCGCTGGTGGAGAAGAAGTCCGGGGCCTGGCGGCGGGTGGCGCAGACCGGGATCGACCCGTGCGGCAAGCCGGACGACGCGGACGTGGACATCCCGGTGACCGGCGACGTGCACCTGGTGCTGCGCGGGCGGGCGCTGCCGGCGGCCGATCGCGGGGTGCTGGAGGCGGCGGCCGGGCAGGCGCTGCTCGCCCTGCGCCAGCAGCGCATGGCGGCCACCGCGGACGAGGCGCAGCGCAAGGCCGAGGCCACCGAGCTGCGGACCGCGCTGCTGTCCGCGGTCGGGCACGACCTGCGCACCCCGCTGACCTCGATCAAGGCCGCGGTGGGCAGCCTGCGCGCCTCCGACATCCAGCTGTCCGAAGAGGACACCGGGGAGCTGCTGGAGGCGATCGAGCTGTCCGCCGACCGGCTGGCCGGGCTGGTGGACAACCTGCTCGACTCGTCGCGGCTGGCCACCGGTGCGGTGCGCCCGCACCTGCGCGCGGTTGGCTACGACGAGGTGGTCGCGCTGTCGTTGTCCAATGTGGATGGATCGGCGGCGGTGCGCGCCGAGGTGGCCGACGACGTGCCGTGGGTGGCGGCCGATCCGGGACTGCTGGAGCGGGTGGTGGCCAACGTGGTGGACAACGCGCTGCGGCACGGCTCGGCGCCGGTCTCGGTGCGGGCCAGTGCGCACGCGTCCTATGTGGAGCTTCGCATCGTGGATCACGGGCGGGGGCTGAAGAAGGGTGCCGCGGAGTCGGCGTTCGCGCCGTTCCAGCGGCTCGGTGACCGCAACGCCACACCGGGGGTCGGGCTCGGCCTGTCCGTGGCGAAGGGCTTCACCGAGGCGATGGGCGGCACGATCAGGGCGGAGGACACTCCCGGTGGCGGGCTGACCGTGGTCGTCTCACTGCCGAAGTGGAATGGAGAAGCATGAGCACCGTGCTGGTGGTGGACGACGAGCCGCAGATCGTGCGGGCGCTGCGGATCAACCTGTCCGCGCGCGGGTACAAGGTGATCACCGCGCACGACGGCTCGGCGGCGCTGCGCGCGGTCGCCGAGACCAAGCCGGACGTGGTGGTGCTCGACCTGGGGTTGCCGGACATGGACGGCAACGAGGTGATCGCCGGGCTGCGCGGGTGGACCACGGTGCCGATCATCGTGCTGTCCGCGCGGGGCGACTCGGCGGACAAGGTGGAGGCGCTGGACGCGGGCGCGGACGACTACGTGACCAAGCCGTTCGGCATGGACGAACTGCTGGCGCGGCTGCGCGCTGCGGTGCGCCGCTCGGCGGTGACCGGGGCCGAGGACGGCAGCGCGGTGGTGGAGACGGATGCTTTCACCATCGACCTGGCGGCCAAGAAGGTCCTGCGGGACGGTGCCGAGGTGCACCTGACCAAAACCGAATGGGGCGTGCTGGAACTGCTGGTGCGCAACCGGGGTCGGCTGGTGGCGCAGAAGCAGCTGCTGCACGAGGTATGGGGTCCGTCGTATGACACGGAGTCGCACTACCTGCGGGTCTACCTGGCGCAGCTGCGGCGGAAACTGGAGCCGGAGCCTTCGCGCCCGCGGCACCTGCTGACCGAACCCGGAATGGGCTACCGCTTCGAAGCCTGAGCCCTGGCACGAATGTGGCCCTCGGAGCGACTTCGGCCCCGAGAGCCACATTCGTATTCCTGCTACGGCGTGCCGCCAGGGTGAGCTAGGAAGGCGTGGAACTGCCGCCCGGGTCGCTCGAGCCCGGCGGCTCGCTCGGGTCGCTGCTGGGCGGGTCGCTGCTCGGCGGGTCCGACGGCTTCGACGTGGTCGGCGGAATGGTCGTCGGCTTGCCGGTGGGGGTGCTCGGCGGCTGCGGTGGGTCGCCGGGTCCGGGCGGGTTGCCGGGCGCGGGCGGTGCGGGCGGCGGGGTGACCACCGTGGTGGTCGGCACCC
The genomic region above belongs to Amycolatopsis sp. YIM 10 and contains:
- a CDS encoding DUF1700 domain-containing protein, with the translated sequence MSTQTPAVVRDYLARVRTALADLPPAEVDEILEDVRPHLLEIGAELGEEGTIAAMTERLGSPESYAAELRAAGDYPAPEQAGGSKISSDLGSRLALWSLAAMIVILVPYGVVTAGSLSAEAMALLVPAAAVLAAGGWYLARQGDGALSRLPELKPLRTAMGRESKALAYLKSLRPAWWLLCAAVLVVFGLLLFLDEGREGMLALAGLVVIAVVTVWFGPKSVTDRKWLWLSLPVSALVVGVVLGLATEGLFRAATRGYGGYGGSYQQASITSGGLPVLSYGNSQVENIYAFDAQGKPLTEVYLFDQDGKPLTLPRYGCEPGTGTRQREGADNQYPRPEVDQYGYDDQGGYNGYNAYRPGCRLVPGVPFTAAIPKVPVPPPGVPSPTPSAPQPTPTPPPTPSAPATAPTPTG
- a CDS encoding general stress protein yields the protein MTTAFSQTTFTRNQATPQLPTMPSGWPIGSYDSYEGAQRAVDHLADSKFPVEDVTIVGVEPMLVERVAGRLSWGKVLTSGALSGAWFGLFVGLLLSMFTAGAGFAPILIGLVAGVGFGMVFSAIGYGATRGKRDFVSSSQLVARRYDVLSQPRNAEKGRELLSQLELTRTSF
- a CDS encoding ROK family protein, encoding MGEPPGGETPNSELVASYGKLLRLVRSGQAQTRPALSEWTGLGRTAVTQRITTLLNAGLLEEGELNPSTGGRQARTLRFRKDAGRILTAELGATSFIAGITDLAGTVLAVAHCDCDIAAGPENVLDEVEATLDKLWSEHGEEDLGIWGVGLGLPGPVEFATGRPSEPPIMPGWNNYPVRDRLGAKYRAPVWVDNEVNLLCLGELRDPAARGHEHGGDLLYVKIGTGIGAGISNGGSLHRGAQGCAGDIGHAAVADEGPAGEVVCRCGKTGCLEALAGGSALARDGEELARTGQSEALARVLAETGRITAADVTAAARSGDHQAVRLLVAAGKRIGSMLATMVNFYNPSTILLGGKIAGAGDLFLATIRETIYRRSLPLSTRELRIDKARLGEEGGLIGAAHMVLDELFDPEFFARWLPDGSPAGRPELLAAV
- the asnB gene encoding asparagine synthase (glutamine-hydrolyzing); translation: MCGITGWISYESDLRTRSEVVDAMTATMSCRGPDDSGTWLDEHAALGHRRLAIIDLPGGRQPMTERTPSGDVVLVYSGEAYNYAELREELSAKGHRFTTSSDTEVVLHAYLEWGEGVPEHLNGMYAFAVWDGRTRKLLLVRDRMGIKPLYYYPTRDGVLFGSEPKAILANPAAKREVDLDGLRGLLAFTKTPGWSLWKNMYEVEPGSTVTVDDAGLRERTYWKLTATEHTDSQEATVAKVRELMTDIVHRQLVADVPRCVLLSGGLDSSAVTGLAAPYVANEGEQLRTFSVDFTGQEENFQPDRIRATPDSPYIRDVANLVGSAHRNVVLDSAALSDPEVRRAVVRARDMPGGMGDMDTSLYLLFKAIREQSTVALSGESADEVFGGYLWFHDQAARDADTFPWMAYNELTGSRTAMLRGEITGALDLDNYIDDQYRTAVAQVDHLDGESELEHKMRTICHLHLTRFVRSLLDRKDRASMAVGLEVRVPFCDHRLVEYVYNTPWSLKTFDGREKSLLRHATKHVLPESVASRVKSPYPSTQDPHYAEALQKQARELVADRDAAVFQLADREWVTKAAELDSAEVSGEVRHGLDRVLELQTWFEEYTPTLTLG
- the kdpF gene encoding K(+)-transporting ATPase subunit F — translated: MSGTGAVANIVGGVLALGLLVYLFAALIRPEKF
- the kdpA gene encoding potassium-transporting ATPase subunit KdpA, whose translation is MSDTTAGLLQTGLLLVALAVAYKPLGDYIAKVYSTEKHLKGELLLYRLFRVNPGSPQRWSTYALGVLAFSLVSVLFLYLLQRLQPLLPWDLGRGSVDPGTAFNTAVSFVTNTNWQSYVPETVLGHGVQMFGLTVQNFLSGAVGLAVAIALTRGFVRSKTDRLGNFWVDLTRGTVRILLPIAFVFAIVLVALGVVQSLSAGVAVTGPDGTSSTLSLAPAASQEAIKELGTNGGGIFNANSAHPFENPNSWSNLVEIFLLLVIPVSMPRAFGKLVGSHKQGYVLLSVMGALWAAMLAVSWLGENHPNGPAALLAGAAMEGKEQRFGLSLSALFATSTTGTSTGAVNSLHDSYTGLGGGVPLLHMLFGEVSPGGVGTGLYGILVMAIIAMFLAGLMVGRTPEFLGKKLGRREVTCAAVAMLAMPAVVLLGTGAALMLPDTTAAMTNSGPHGLSEVLYAYASTGNNNGSAFGGLTVTSDWFQSSLGVAMLLGRFIPILAVLCLAGSLAAQQKVPVTAGTLPTTGLLFGSLLTGTVVLVAALTFVPALALGPIAEALA